From the Mesotoga prima MesG1.Ag.4.2 genome, the window TTGAAACCATTAACCGAGCCCTGCTTTATGATTTCTTTCAAAAGGTAGTAGGAAGGTCTCGGAGTGAGGCTTCCATCATTGAAGTCCACACTGACCAGTCCGAAACGCATCCCAAGGCCGGAGGCCCATTCGTAGTTGTCGGTGAGAGACCAGTGCATGTACCCCTTTACGCTGAAGCCCTCTTCAATAAGCTTTTCCACTGCTTTCAGGTGACCTATGAGATAGTATGGTCTCAGTCCGTCCGTGGCATCGGCGATTCCATTCTCGGTTACGAAGACTGGAACGTCGTACCTTCTCATAGTCGTCTTCAGTATATTGTACAACCCTTCGGGGTAGATCTCCCAGCCGAAATCACTCGTCGGTCTGCCCGATCTGGAAAGCGAGTTGGGCTTGCAGCCCTGTCCGAATCCCGGCAGGAGTTTGTAACCTATGTCGCTCTCTTCATCGCTTTCTACTACCATCCGTGAATAGTAATTCAAACCAAGGAAGTCCGTTCTATCTTTTATGCGGTCGATAAATTCAAACTGAGCTTTCAGGGCAGAATCGACCGCCCTTTCCTCCCCGTCTATCCAGCTCATAGCGTAGATCAGTCCTACCGGAGAGCTCGTTTCTTTCTTTAGTTCCTCGTATCCAAGAAGATGGGCATTGATCAGATTGTCGCGGGCTACCCCCGCCAGTTCGGGCCTGATTATCGAGGGAGGGAACCCGGAGGCCCTGTTTCTGTAGCCAAGCGTAGCCAAGACGTTCGGTTCATTCTCGGTCGACCACATGTCGACGATATCTCCAAGTCTCCTTCCGCAGAGAGCGGCGAATTTACGGAATTCCTCCGCAGCGCGGGGATCGGCCCAGCCCCCGGCGGTGAAATCGGAGTATCTGTTGACCCTAATCGGTTCGTGGAGCCAAATGGGGAGTGAGAAATGGTTGAGATTTACCATCACCTTCATTCCCCGGTTTCTTATGTCCTCGATGATCCCTCTGTAATGCTCTAACGCTTCAGTGTTGCATATGTCATCCAAATCATCTGTCCATCTCTCGAAAGTCGGTTTGGGGAGGATTCTAGACCACTCCAGACCTATTCGTATTATCTTCATTCCCGCGTCGGCCGCAAGTCTGTGGAACTCCTCGAAACCTGTCCAGTAATTCGGCCCGCTTTCGGGAAACGTCCCGCTAACTATCCCGTTTTCGATGTTCAATTTATCATGAGCCCAAGCGTACCAATCCGAGCCGCGGTCGATGCTCTCGGGAGAGTTCCTACCCATTTCAAACTGAAATCCCGAAAGAGAGGCACCGAACAGGAAATCTTCGCCAAACATGTCTTCATCTCCTTTGTACGGCAACATAGTGATCCTCTTCAACTTCCACCATTTCATGTTCCGCATCCATGATGGGATCGAAACACTTCCGTCCGTCTATTTTCTTTTTGTGATCGCTTTCAATATCCTCCCACTTCTTGTCGAGCCTCGGTACTGAAGAGAGAAGTTTGCATGTGTAATAGTGCTGGGGGTTGAAGAAAACTTTGTCAGTTCTTCCCATTTCTACGACATGACCTTTGAACAGTATCACAGCTCTTTCGCTTAAATAGTAGCCGAGAGACAGGTCATGAGTTATGAAGAGGATTGAAAGCCCCTTCTTTTTGAGGTCTGCGAGCAGGTTCAAAACGTCTATTCTTGTAGAGGCGTCGAGCATGCTTATCAGTTCGTCGGCAACGAGAAGGTTCACGTCCAGCAGCAGGGCCCTGGATATGAGAATTCTCTGGAGCTGCCCGCCGCTGAGCTGATGAGGATACTTGCCCAGAATCTGATCCGGATCAAGGCCAACCAGTTTCAGGACCGTGTGGACCTTGTCCATCCAGTCGCTGTAGTGCATCTTCGCAAAGAAGACCGATCTAAGATTCTCGAAGACTCTGTCAACTTTGAAGATAGGATTATACGAGCTGAAGGGATCCTGAAAGACACCCTGGACCTTTCTGTAATAGTCTCTTAGCTCTGCGCCCTTCAGCCCGCTTATATCGCGTCCGTCAAGTCGTATTTCCCCTTGGGTGATTGTCAACAATCTCAAGATCATCTTTCCTATGGTGCTTTTTCCGCTCCCGCTTTCGCCTATGAGCGAGGTGACCTCTCCCTCTTCGATCTTGAATGAGACGTTGTTTACGGCCTTGAGCCTTCCTGAAGAGAACATTCCCGTCTTGAAGACCTTAGTCAGATTAATGAGCTCAAGCATCTAGTTCACTCCCCAGCAGGCCACCCAGTGTGAAGGCTCAATTTCAACCATGGGCGGTTCCTCTTCGCACTTTTCGAAGGCGATGGGACATCTGTCCTTGAATCTGCAGCCCCGCGGGGGCGAGAGGAGTTGAGGGGGTTTTCCAGGGATCCCTTTCAGTCTCTTATCTGTGTAGTGAACGCCGACCTCCGGCAGAGACGAGATAAGCATCTTCGTGTAGGGATGGACGGGCCTTTTTATTATCACTTCCGTGGCGGCCCGCTCGACAAGCTTACCCGCGTACATTATAAGAATAGAATCGGCTATCTGGTAGAGGATCGAGATGTCATGGGTAACGAAGATGATGCTTTTGACGAAACCCTTGTCCCTGAACTCCACGATCATCTCGGCCACTGCTCGCTGAGTCGAGACATCCAGGGCCGATGTGACCTCGTCGGCTATCAGCAGAGAGGGATTCAGAAGCGTCGAGATAACCATTACGGCCCTCTGCTTCATTCCGCCCGACAGTTCCACGGGATACATCTTCAGGACCGAACTATCCAGACCCACGAGATCCAGCCTCCTGTTGAGTTCGGGGAGAGTTTTTTCGTAACCCACGCCGTGACAGGCGAGAAGATCTGAGATGAGTCTCTTGAGCTTCACGGTGGGATTCAAGGCGTTCATAGCATACTGAGGGATTATCGAGATTCTCTTGTATCTGAAGTCGTTCATCTTTCTTTGATCGCCGATTGGAAGAGGGCTTCCGTCAAGAGAGGCACTGCCTTCCACGAGTTTCATCGGGAGGCGAAGCATTATGAGGGAGTTGCTGAGAGTCGACTTTCCACAGCCCGATTCTCCGGCAATTCCTGCGATCTCCCCATCACGAAGATCGAAGCTCACACCGTCCAGTGCCTTTATATCTCCCTTAAGAGTCTGGTAATAGACTCTAAGGCCATCCACGCTTAGAGACATCGTCACAGCTCCCTCAGTTTAGGATTGAAGACTTCGTCCAGTCCAGTATTCATAAAGTAGAGCGCGCCGACGATAGCCGTAATGGCTACTCCGGGAGGTATCAGCCACCACCACATTCCGAGCTGAATTGCGCTCCAAAGAACCGCATTCTGCATCATTAGCCCTAGAGAAATCCCCTGCGTCGGGCCGAGCCCGATGAAATCAAGCGTAACGGCTGCGAGAATAGCGCCTCCGAACTGGAGTATGAAGGTCATGAAAAGATAGGACATCATGTTTGGAGCGATCTCCCCAAAGATTATCCTCATGGGTTTCATGCCAGTTATTCTTGCGAGGTCCACAAAGTCCCTTGTTCTCAAAGTAAACGTCTGGGCCCTTATCGCTCTCGCCGCCCACGGCCAAGAAGTGAGCCCTATAAATATGCTCTGGACGAGTATTCCCCTGTATGGCAGATAAGCCGCAACAATTAGAAGGAGGGCCAGCGTCGGTATCACGGTGACCACATTGGTCAACATATTGAGCAGCTCGTCGATCATGCCTCCATGGTAGCCGGCTACGAAGCCGATTAGGACTCCCAGAAGCGTAGCGAGACCTCCGGCAACCAATCCGACCAGGAAGGTTGATCTCAGCCCGTAAACCGTCTGCGAGAAAACATCCTGCCCGAAGGTTGTGGTCCCTAACCAGAACTCTTTTGAAGGAGGGTGGTAACCTGGCCCCGCATAATCGAGCGGTCCGTACTTCGCGAAGAGAGGTCCGAAGATCGCGAGTAAGATGAAGATCACCAGTATGAAAAAGCCGACCTTCAGACGTCCGTTCCTCAGGGCGAAGTATAGAAATTCATTCTTTGTCTTCATACAGTCTCTCCTTCTGCCGTGTGCCTGATTCTCGGATCGATCAGTATATACGCGATATCCAGAATGATGTTAGCCAACAACACGCCGACGATTATGAACAGAAAACAGCCCTGTATTAGGAAGTAATCTTGATTCATTATCGCTTCCTTTAGAAGATGTCCGATGCCGGGGTATGAAAAGACGACTTCGGTAGCAAGAGCCCCGGCAACTATGACACCTAGCTGGAGAGCCAGTCCTGTGATCTGAGGAAGAACCGCGTTCTTATAGGCATACTGTCTGACCAGTCTTCCCGAGGCACCCAGAGATTCAAGGTACCTGGAATACTCGGCCTCGAGTTCGTAGATGATCATGTTACGCATTCCGATGGCCCAGCCTCCAAATTGCACGAGAAAGAGAGAGCTGAAGGGAAGTATCCAGTGCTTCAGGAAATCCCAGATGAAGGTCCAGCTCCAGTTGGGGACCATTGAAAAACTGTAGGCGCCCGCTATGGGAAGAACGTCTAGCGCGACCCCAAAGAACCAGGCCAGAAGTATACCGAGCCACATGTAGGGCGTGGCCGTAAGCACGTACCAGATGGGCAAGACGATGCCGTCTAGTTTCTTTTTCCTGGCGGCAAAGGCGCCGAACTTGTTCCCGGCTATATAACTCAACATTATTGCGGGAATCAAAAGGGCAAGATCAAAGGGCAGGGCCCTGGCTATTACCCTCGTAACGGGAGCGCCTGTAACATATAAGCTGACTCCGAGATCGCCTCTGAAAAGGCCCGCCCAAAAAGCGAAATACTGATGAAGAGGTGACTTGTCCAGCCCGTAGATCTCGTTAAGGTAGCCGGCGATTACCTCGGTTGTATCCGATCTGGTGGAAAACCTAGACAGTAGATTCGTAATTGGATTGCCGGGCATGAATCGCGGTATCATCCAGTCTATCGTAACCGCAAATACAAATGTCAGCAGGTAGATTATTATCTTTCTTCTGAAATAGGCTCCCACAGTCTGAGTCTCCTTCCTTTACCCTACCCACGTGATGGAGAGCTTCATCTTCTTGCCCAACCAAAAGTTATTTTCAGTTGAAAGTGCGATACTCAATTCCTTCCGATCACCCATTCAGATTCAAGAGTCTTTAGGCTCTCGCTTGACAGAGAGAGGTGATTAGACAGGTTTTTCTTTCTTCATAAATTGCTGAAAGTTGGTTTTTTAATAATGTTTAGAGACTGCGCGTATGAAGACCCGGGTGCAACCTTATACTCATAGGCAGTCCGGCATCTCGATCTCTCCAGTCTGTACCATTATCGCTATTGTCTTTCGGTATTCGGACGTCTTGCCAGAACACTCTTGTTCGTCGCTCAGCGAAAAACAACACTCGGAGCCCGAACATGACAGGTTGAATCTCGCATGAGCCAAACCGTTTAATCTCAGTCTGCCAAAAGCCCCCACGGGCCGGAAGTCCATGGGGGCGAAGATTATACTCTGTTACTTAGCCTCCAGGGCTGTCAGCATGAATATACCACCGAGCTGCCATTTTCCGTTCCACGTACATGGATAGTAGTGAGGGCCGTGTTCGCTCGGCCAGTTGGTCCAAACATTGGTACTTGCCTGGAACCACATTCCGTTGAACCAGAGGGGAACGTAGGGAATCTCTTTCAAGAAAAGCTCTTCCAGTTCCGACATGATCTTTTGACCAGTCTCGTAGTCATCGACAGGCGTTCTGTCGAAGGCTTCCATCAACTCAAAGGCCTTGGGATTGTTGTATTTTCCGTAGTTGCCCTGAGTCTGCTGCTCTCTGATATCCCAGAATAGCCAGTAGTAGTAACTCCATACTGTGTTAGACAGGTTGCTGTTGAAGTTGTTTATCGCCATATCGAAGTTGCCGCCGTAAAGCTCGTCCTGATACCTCGAATAGTCGGGGAACTCGGCCTTTGCGTTAATGCCCACGGCGTTCAGGTTGTTGGCAATTATCTTTATCGACTCCATCCAGTCGGTCCAGCCGAATGGAACTATTATAGAGAGCTCTATCTCGGAACCGTCCGGCGCCTCGACGAATCCGTCTCCGTTAATGTCCTTGTAGCCCGCATCGGCAAGGACCTTTTTGGAAACCGATGGATCGTACTTGAATCCATACTGCTCGACAACCTTTTCATCGTAATACTTCATCCAGGCGTCGATAGGAAGGAAGCCAAGTGGGTTAGACTTGATTACCTGGTTCTCGAAAACCCTTGTGACTATGTCGTCGGCGTTTATTGCCCAGGCAACGGCCTTCCTGAAGTTAACATCATCCATTGGCTTTCTGCTGTTGTTTAGAAAGAGAACTGCCGTATTGTCGGAAAGCATGTAAGGCGGGCCATCGAAATATGTGTGGATTCCGTAAGCGGATTTGACGGCTGGGACTCCTGGAAGGAAGAAGTTACTGATATCCAGTTCCCCTTTGAAGATCATACCGAGAGCCACGTTGTTTCCCGAAACGGTGAGATAGACTATTCTCTTGGGCGTAGGCTTTATTCCCAGCTGCTCGATAGCCCACCAGTTTTCGTTTCTCAAATAGATCATTCTGTCCTGACCGTAACCTTCGGCTGTGTAGCAACCCGTTCCAATGGGCCCCTCGTTCGCTCCAGTCAGAATTTCGGCTTCCGTCTTGTTTTTCCATATGTGCTCGGGAACCATGGGCAACTGGTAGAGCTGGAAGGACCATTGCTGATACAGCGGTTCGGTGAAGTGGACACGTACAGTCAGTCTGTCTACTATCTCCACTTCCTTCATCCAGTTCCACATAGAGCTGTAATGGACTCCGGGATACTTCTTTGCGATGTCAAATGTGAATTTCACATCTTCGGCATTGAACTCCTCTCCATCCGTCCAGTATACTCCGTCTCGAAGCTTCAGCTCGTAGGTCTTTTCGTCTATCCATCCTCCATCCACCGCAAGCCAGGGTATCATCTCGTTGCTCAGAGGATCGAACATAAACAGGTATTCATAGATTAGACCGTTGGTTCCGGTCATAATCGCCCATGGGGTGAATGGGTTCCAGTTGTTTGGTGGACTCCAAAGGCCTCCACCGGCGTACAGAGTTTCTTTTCGATCGTAAACTTGACCAATTGCGAGGCTACTAACGAGTATGATGGCCAGAAGTAGTAAAATGAACCTCTTTTTCATATACCCAACCTCCTTTACTTAGCCTTAAGGGCTCCGCTAACATAATATTCCTGAAAACATTTACATATTAAAGCGATCTCAGGCCGATATTTCTCAGAAATCTGGAATTATCATCGAACTATGCGTAATGCTTTCTACATTCACAAATAATTAACGCTATTTCAAGGTAAACCGTGTAGCCTTCCGCATGCATTATCTGAATTATCTTTAGTGAAGTTCGTGTAAGTGTTATTCTCTCACAATAGAGTGACAAAGATGAATTTGTTTTTGCCGTTTTATGCGGAGAATGTTTTTCGAAGGACCCAAATGAAATCCTCGCATATGAAAATGGTTTTCATGTATCGGTTCGTTAGGGTCGAAATCCTTATGGCAAGAACCCGCCCTTGGATAAGATCAAACTTAGATCCCGAAACAAGTTCGGGATGACAGCTAACGGTTACTCCGAAAAGGCTAGATTCCATCGTTCCGACAAAGCTCCTGGTCGGAATCTCGATGCTATTGCTTCCCGGCTCTCCCCGATGGACAGAGAATCGTTTAACTGAGGACCACTTTCTTTTGCTCTTTCAAACCACGGACCTCCAACCCCCAACCCCGGTCTTTCAATTCCCGAAACAATTTCAGGCTGACAGTGTTAGGCGATTACGAAAACTTCACATACCGTCATCAAGAAGCCCGACCTTGATCCTTCCAAGAGCATGGACCCGTCCTTCGGGAAGAACGGTTCTTCGTTGCTAAGCGTCCGGGTTGTTCGTGGTTTGCCTTCCCGATCAGGTGAGGACTTCTGCGACATCGTATCCTTGTCATTCAGGTCTTTCAATTGATCTTCAAAGGGTTTGGTTAGTTTTTGGTCGACACTTTACGTAGCTCGTTAAGGAAACGTTCACATTCTTTTCGACCAGCCGTTCAGTTTGTTCACGGGCGGGACCGTTCCGAGCGTACCGTACGCAGCCGATAACAATCCATAAGAGCCCGCTCGAAAGAATGACTCACCGAGTACAGCGTCGAAGGGCTCTGACGAATCGCTCTTTCATCGGTTTGGGCAACAAGATTGTTTTAGGTTTCTCATGCAGCCGTGTGGCATTGGAGGATTCACTTTTTCTACTCAGGCAGCGTTATCTTTCCCGACAACTGGTCTTTGGTGGCTTTCAATACGTTTTGGGAAGCGGGTCGTCCAGAAGGTTTCTGCCCCAGAGCGGCAACTGAACTCTCGGAACAATCAAACGCAAGATTTGCCAGTGCCGATTTGCTCTGCTTCTTTATCGATCTCAGGAGTGACTGGATATACGGCGCATCCCAGCCACCAAGTGTTTTCTTGCTTCCGGCATACTCACACTCCGGCTGGCTGTGATTAAACTTTTCAGGGACTTGGCTACCAATTCAGCGAATGATTCGACTCTGTCGGCACATCGATAATGGCTGTCAGTCTTGTGCCTTGACAGTGTTCCCGAATAAAAACCAGGCGTGAATACAGGCCCTTTCTGGAGTTTCTATCATTAAGCAGGGGAGGGGGAGTTCATGTGCTCGATCAAAGGTATCGCATAGGCATTCCAGGCCTGGATCGTACAACCGCCAGCGGGAAGTATTTCCGGTAACGCCCCGTACATTTCGCTTTTTAGAGAGTTCTCAAGAGACAAGATGAACTTTTCAGAAAGGTCCGGCCTTCCGTATCTAATTCCCGCTTCTATGGCAAGGAGAGTGGGAAGTGACCAGACAATATCGTTTTTGTCTCCCTCTCCATAATCGCCTGCTTCGAAGGTTTTTAGAGGGAGCGAGTGTATCAGCCCCGGCTCTTTGAAGTAGCCTATCTTCTCCATTTTTGCCAGCAATCTCTCCCCGATTTCTCTCCGGATGAGACCCATGGACAGTGGGTAAATTTGTATAAAGTGACCCTCGAAATTCCCGCTTTTTTCGGTGAGGGCATCGTAAAAAAGGCCATCTTTGCCGTACCAGTCTTTTAGAAACTCACGATCGTATCTTTCAAGGAGCCAAGCCGCGAACTGAGAGTTTTTGAGATCTTTCATCATGTTCGAGTCGCGTAGCTCTTTCAGCATAGAGTATAGCCAGCAGGCGGAATCCAGCAGAGCAAATTCGCCACTGATGGGTACTTCTACGATGCCTTCACCCTGAGGATACAGCTTTCGCGAAAGGTGACCGGAAACATGTGAAAGCGCGTTGTCCACAAGTTCTAAGTACTCTTTTTTGGAAGTCTTTACCGCATACTTCAGGGCTAGATAGGCAAAAGCGATTATCTCGTTCATTCTTCCGTAAGCGTATATCCTGCCCGCCGTAGTAACTTCGTGAGGGGCCAGGCCGTTGCCAAATTTCGCGAGATTGTCTACTGTCTTTCCCACAAGTTCCAGCATGGGCGTGTCGAGCAGTCCGAGGCAGGTATAGACTCCATCGATCCCGAACCACCAGGGGAACTCTCCCAGCCCAGCGACAAATCCGCATCCCACGTCTCTTTCGAAGAAGAGTTCAAGAGCTCCAGCCCTTGCCCAGAATGGTATAGTGTCCTGGAATGGTGGAAGATATCGACGGTTGTGTTCCTCCCGCTCAAGGAGGTATTGTTCGTAACCCTCTTTCCCTGGTCTGCCCAGAGCAATAACCGCTTCAAGTCTGCCCCTTCTGCTGAGTTTCAGCCAGTCGCCTTCCGATGTGGCCTTTCCGTTCACTTTGACGAAAGAACTCATGCCCTCTAATTCGCGCCATACGATCGTGTCCCGGTCTTGATTCTCCACTCTCAGCGAGATGTTTCCAGAAGGTCTGTCTTCGAGCCACACTAGATCCATCTCCTGTCTGAGGCAGAACTCGATCTTGGCACGACTCTCAATTCTGATGGCGATAAGTGGCCGTTCAGGGTGGGCAAGAATCCGGAGGTCGGCCCCGGGATAGTTGACAATTCGTTCCGAGACTTTGTTCTGAAAACTTGTCGGCGAAACCCTCTTTCCA encodes:
- a CDS encoding glucosidase family protein, translating into MDNFDYYVAGRRAYFFGGIDGNAENIGWHLKGKMGGFWLDKYRLFSSYFLSLNGKRVSPTSFQNKVSERIVNYPGADLRILAHPERPLIAIRIESRAKIEFCLRQEMDLVWLEDRPSGNISLRVENQDRDTIVWRELEGMSSFVKVNGKATSEGDWLKLSRRGRLEAVIALGRPGKEGYEQYLLEREEHNRRYLPPFQDTIPFWARAGALELFFERDVGCGFVAGLGEFPWWFGIDGVYTCLGLLDTPMLELVGKTVDNLAKFGNGLAPHEVTTAGRIYAYGRMNEIIAFAYLALKYAVKTSKKEYLELVDNALSHVSGHLSRKLYPQGEGIVEVPISGEFALLDSACWLYSMLKELRDSNMMKDLKNSQFAAWLLERYDREFLKDWYGKDGLFYDALTEKSGNFEGHFIQIYPLSMGLIRREIGERLLAKMEKIGYFKEPGLIHSLPLKTFEAGDYGEGDKNDIVWSLPTLLAIEAGIRYGRPDLSEKFILSLENSLKSEMYGALPEILPAGGCTIQAWNAYAIPLIEHMNSPSPA
- a CDS encoding ABC transporter ATP-binding protein, which produces MLELINLTKVFKTGMFSSGRLKAVNNVSFKIEEGEVTSLIGESGSGKSTIGKMILRLLTITQGEIRLDGRDISGLKGAELRDYYRKVQGVFQDPFSSYNPIFKVDRVFENLRSVFFAKMHYSDWMDKVHTVLKLVGLDPDQILGKYPHQLSGGQLQRILISRALLLDVNLLVADELISMLDASTRIDVLNLLADLKKKGLSILFITHDLSLGYYLSERAVILFKGHVVEMGRTDKVFFNPQHYYTCKLLSSVPRLDKKWEDIESDHKKKIDGRKCFDPIMDAEHEMVEVEEDHYVAVQRR
- a CDS encoding ABC transporter substrate-binding protein, coding for MKKRFILLLLAIILVSSLAIGQVYDRKETLYAGGGLWSPPNNWNPFTPWAIMTGTNGLIYEYLFMFDPLSNEMIPWLAVDGGWIDEKTYELKLRDGVYWTDGEEFNAEDVKFTFDIAKKYPGVHYSSMWNWMKEVEIVDRLTVRVHFTEPLYQQWSFQLYQLPMVPEHIWKNKTEAEILTGANEGPIGTGCYTAEGYGQDRMIYLRNENWWAIEQLGIKPTPKRIVYLTVSGNNVALGMIFKGELDISNFFLPGVPAVKSAYGIHTYFDGPPYMLSDNTAVLFLNNSRKPMDDVNFRKAVAWAINADDIVTRVFENQVIKSNPLGFLPIDAWMKYYDEKVVEQYGFKYDPSVSKKVLADAGYKDINGDGFVEAPDGSEIELSIIVPFGWTDWMESIKIIANNLNAVGINAKAEFPDYSRYQDELYGGNFDMAINNFNSNLSNTVWSYYYWLFWDIREQQTQGNYGKYNNPKAFELMEAFDRTPVDDYETGQKIMSELEELFLKEIPYVPLWFNGMWFQASTNVWTNWPSEHGPHYYPCTWNGKWQLGGIFMLTALEAK
- the bgaS gene encoding beta-galactosidase BgaS, which encodes MLPYKGDEDMFGEDFLFGASLSGFQFEMGRNSPESIDRGSDWYAWAHDKLNIENGIVSGTFPESGPNYWTGFEEFHRLAADAGMKIIRIGLEWSRILPKPTFERWTDDLDDICNTEALEHYRGIIEDIRNRGMKVMVNLNHFSLPIWLHEPIRVNRYSDFTAGGWADPRAAEEFRKFAALCGRRLGDIVDMWSTENEPNVLATLGYRNRASGFPPSIIRPELAGVARDNLINAHLLGYEELKKETSSPVGLIYAMSWIDGEERAVDSALKAQFEFIDRIKDRTDFLGLNYYSRMVVESDEESDIGYKLLPGFGQGCKPNSLSRSGRPTSDFGWEIYPEGLYNILKTTMRRYDVPVFVTENGIADATDGLRPYYLIGHLKAVEKLIEEGFSVKGYMHWSLTDNYEWASGLGMRFGLVSVDFNDGSLTPRPSYYLLKEIIKQGSVNGFKKMLKEPYDIFDETLLIE
- a CDS encoding ABC transporter permease, which produces MGAYFRRKIIIYLLTFVFAVTIDWMIPRFMPGNPITNLLSRFSTRSDTTEVIAGYLNEIYGLDKSPLHQYFAFWAGLFRGDLGVSLYVTGAPVTRVIARALPFDLALLIPAIMLSYIAGNKFGAFAARKKKLDGIVLPIWYVLTATPYMWLGILLAWFFGVALDVLPIAGAYSFSMVPNWSWTFIWDFLKHWILPFSSLFLVQFGGWAIGMRNMIIYELEAEYSRYLESLGASGRLVRQYAYKNAVLPQITGLALQLGVIVAGALATEVVFSYPGIGHLLKEAIMNQDYFLIQGCFLFIIVGVLLANIILDIAYILIDPRIRHTAEGETV
- a CDS encoding ABC transporter ATP-binding protein, with amino-acid sequence MSLSVDGLRVYYQTLKGDIKALDGVSFDLRDGEIAGIAGESGCGKSTLSNSLIMLRLPMKLVEGSASLDGSPLPIGDQRKMNDFRYKRISIIPQYAMNALNPTVKLKRLISDLLACHGVGYEKTLPELNRRLDLVGLDSSVLKMYPVELSGGMKQRAVMVISTLLNPSLLIADEVTSALDVSTQRAVAEMIVEFRDKGFVKSIIFVTHDISILYQIADSILIMYAGKLVERAATEVIIKRPVHPYTKMLISSLPEVGVHYTDKRLKGIPGKPPQLLSPPRGCRFKDRCPIAFEKCEEEPPMVEIEPSHWVACWGVN
- a CDS encoding ABC transporter permease; the protein is MKTKNEFLYFALRNGRLKVGFFILVIFILLAIFGPLFAKYGPLDYAGPGYHPPSKEFWLGTTTFGQDVFSQTVYGLRSTFLVGLVAGGLATLLGVLIGFVAGYHGGMIDELLNMLTNVVTVIPTLALLLIVAAYLPYRGILVQSIFIGLTSWPWAARAIRAQTFTLRTRDFVDLARITGMKPMRIIFGEIAPNMMSYLFMTFILQFGGAILAAVTLDFIGLGPTQGISLGLMMQNAVLWSAIQLGMWWWLIPPGVAITAIVGALYFMNTGLDEVFNPKLREL